The genomic segment ACTGGCATCAGTGGGCAGCCGGGTCCAGGGAAGGCAGGCAGGTGCCCAGTAAGCCTTAGGCCACTGGTAGAGCAAGCAGACCTCAGCAGGATTTCCTCACTGCCCCCAAGTCCCCTTCCCTTGATGGCAGGGTAGGTGGCCAGAGTTGCTTGATCAACCCTGGTCTGGTCCCCTAGCTTCCTCCTCGTTGGTGCAGGTCCTGCCTGGGCCTCTTCCCTCTCTGTCCCCACAGGAGCCTGTCCTGGGGACCCGCTGGTTCAGGCCGGgccctcctcttcttttctctccctggaCCTGGGGCTGCGGGTGTCACAGGTGCTGCTGGGGGTTCTGCCTGCTTCTggccctgccctctctgcccaGCAGGTGTGGGCTGCAGGGGTGGTTTGGAGGTGGGGGACACCCCATCCTCCTAGCCTCCCTTTCCGTGGACACCCCGCGGGCAACACTCACCAACTTTCTCTGGTTGCTGAGGCAGAAGGTGCAGATCTGTTTGGGCTGGGCGTTCTCGCCGTcacgggcggggggtgggggaggcggggggctGCCGGCACGCGAAGCGTGGAAGAAGGCGGGCCCCGAGTGGCAGGGCTGCCCGTCGCCGCAGGCCTCGCCCACCAGCAGCACGTTGCCCAGGTGCGAGATATAGCTGGAGGCCAGGCGCAGGGTCTCGATCTTGGAGAGCTTGCGGTCAGCGGGCTCGGTGGGGATGAGCGTGCGTAGCGCTGTGAAAGCCGTGTTCACGCTGTTGGTGCGGTCCCGCTCCCGCGCGTTCGCCGTGTGCCGCTGCCGGGGCTCGCGGCCCGGCCGCCCTCCGGGCCCCAGGCCACTGCCCCCCGCCCGCCGGCCCCCGGCTCGTCTCCGGGCGCCCTGGAGGCCGCAGCGTGCTGCGTGCACACGGCAGGGTTTCTCGTCTGAACCGGAGCTCTCGCTGCCTCGGTCCTCGTCCTCCGACAGCGGGCTCACTTCAGGGTACAGGTAGCGGCCGGGCGGCGCCGAACGCAGCATTGCGAAGGACATGGGGCCGGCGGCCGCCGTCAGCTCCGTTGCGCGCCGCACATGCCGCCGCCACTGCCACCCGGCCCAGGGGCACGCGGGTCTCGGGGC from the Budorcas taxicolor isolate Tak-1 chromosome 14, Takin1.1, whole genome shotgun sequence genome contains:
- the SCX gene encoding basic helix-loop-helix transcription factor scleraxis — protein: MSFAMLRSAPPGRYLYPEVSPLSEDEDRGSESSGSDEKPCRVHAARCGLQGARRRAGGRRAGGSGLGPGGRPGREPRQRHTANARERDRTNSVNTAFTALRTLIPTEPADRKLSKIETLRLASSYISHLGNVLLVGEACGDGQPCHSGPAFFHASRAGSPPPPPPPARDGENAQPKQICTFCLSNQRKLSKDRDRKTAIRS